One genomic segment of Oceanotoga teriensis includes these proteins:
- a CDS encoding helix-turn-helix transcriptional regulator translates to MSNFHRIQWIDSMIKNKNYPTVNKISKEFEISSRQVYRDIEYMKYSLNAPIEYSKKVKGYVYSQDFDLPSIFIRQEDKELLSFLAERYSKINDDSAQNIADLFLKLSGGDSKVKDFDMPFVDIPVDILDFYNTLNDTIKMNKKIKINYHKYNSENDLRIISPYKIFKNRFNYYFVGFCHLRDDIRVFRLDRVVGFEVIDEERFIYSFFDESEYKDDENSFKYTKPYTAIIKYFGDDDLNGIKCFKKIENNFYIQFESSKKLIMDLFSRNNRFIILKPNWLKRKFLKMIKGFMNEYSEDDFYE, encoded by the coding sequence ATGAGTAATTTTCACAGAATACAGTGGATTGATTCTATGATTAAAAATAAAAATTACCCCACTGTGAACAAGATATCTAAAGAATTTGAGATATCTTCAAGACAAGTTTATAGAGATATAGAATATATGAAATATTCTTTGAATGCTCCTATTGAATATTCTAAAAAAGTTAAAGGTTATGTCTATTCTCAAGATTTTGATCTTCCAAGTATTTTTATAAGACAAGAAGATAAAGAATTATTATCTTTTTTGGCTGAAAGATACTCTAAGATAAATGATGATTCTGCACAAAATATAGCAGATTTATTTCTTAAACTTTCTGGCGGTGATTCTAAGGTTAAAGATTTTGATATGCCTTTTGTAGATATTCCTGTAGATATTTTAGATTTTTATAATACTTTAAATGATACTATTAAAATGAATAAAAAAATAAAAATAAATTATCATAAATATAATTCTGAAAATGATTTAAGGATAATTTCTCCGTATAAGATTTTTAAGAATAGATTTAATTATTATTTTGTTGGATTTTGTCATTTGAGAGATGATATAAGAGTTTTTAGATTGGATAGAGTTGTTGGATTTGAAGTTATAGATGAGGAAAGGTTTATTTATAGTTTTTTTGATGAATCTGAGTATAAAGATGATGAAAATAGTTTTAAATATACAAAGCCTTATACAGCCATCATAAAGTATTTTGGTGATGATGATTTGAATGGAATTAAATGTTTTAAGAAAATAGAAAATAATTTTTATATACAGTTTGAGAGTTCAAAAAAACTTATAATGGATCTTTTCTCGAGGAATAATAGATTTATAATTTTAAAACCAAATTGGTTGAAAAGAAAGTTTTTAAAGATGATTAAGGGTTTTATGAATGAGTATTCGGAGGATGATTTTTATGAATAA
- a CDS encoding GyrI-like domain-containing protein, with translation MIEVKKFETRKDIKVMGFNTKTDMQNASKDCGDIWHKFDEYWGKGYFKTKNEYYGISHDYDEKTGKFSYMAAVTLEDDEKPYEEMETLNIPQAYYAVFEHVGDVKTMSQTFNKIFQEWLPNSEYTYDPKGKDFELYNEDFKPHQKESKVYIYLPVIKK, from the coding sequence ATGATAGAAGTAAAAAAATTTGAAACAAGAAAAGACATAAAAGTTATGGGGTTCAATACAAAAACAGACATGCAAAACGCTTCAAAAGATTGTGGAGACATATGGCATAAATTTGATGAATATTGGGGAAAAGGATATTTCAAAACAAAAAATGAATATTATGGAATAAGTCATGATTATGATGAAAAAACTGGAAAATTCAGTTATATGGCAGCTGTAACCCTAGAAGATGATGAAAAACCTTATGAAGAAATGGAAACCTTAAACATACCCCAAGCATACTATGCAGTTTTTGAACATGTTGGAGATGTAAAAACTATGAGTCAAACTTTCAATAAAATATTTCAAGAATGGTTACCAAATTCAGAATACACTTATGATCCAAAAGGAAAAGATTTTGAACTTTATAATGAGGATTTCAAACCTCATCAAAAAGAAAGTAAAGTATATATATATTTACCTGTAATTAAAAAATAA
- a CDS encoding ROK family transcriptional regulator, which translates to MFNLNETQHNILRQIWMKDSFTRQEISKELKINRSTVSRNIEGFLDESIIITDGEISAGQNGGRKTQKLTLNNDRFYVLGISIIKRRIFSILIDLKGNIVKKGELRKSSVGQSLIQDLKDEIKSYEKYFNKLLGISISLPGVIDSNSGLIKLSTNLELHKVNLKKTMEDEFGIYTFIENDANSGAASYLLYLKLQIQNLLYFMFFFPENILTLKGMGAGIVINKKLYKGSFYSAGEIKFKQNLPEYKNKSISIEDIKNYETVESSLKEDIELFISNLADKISEYSLFMNPDKIVLGGDILLIPGKIKNIFINKLYENMEKNHEESFILLDNNKVDTIAIGSAISFMNEFMNDYDFAKKILKKMKKGHLNKVSF; encoded by the coding sequence ATGTTTAATCTAAATGAAACACAACATAATATATTAAGACAAATATGGATGAAAGATTCCTTTACAAGACAAGAAATATCGAAAGAATTAAAAATAAATAGATCCACTGTTTCAAGAAATATTGAAGGTTTTCTCGATGAATCAATAATAATAACTGATGGAGAAATATCAGCAGGACAAAACGGTGGAAGAAAAACTCAAAAATTAACATTAAATAATGATAGATTCTATGTACTTGGAATATCTATAATAAAAAGAAGAATCTTTTCAATATTGATAGATTTAAAGGGAAATATTGTAAAAAAAGGTGAATTGAGAAAAAGTAGTGTTGGACAAAGTTTAATACAAGATCTAAAAGATGAAATAAAATCATATGAAAAATATTTTAATAAACTATTAGGAATAAGTATTTCTTTACCCGGTGTTATAGATTCTAACAGCGGTTTAATAAAGCTTTCTACAAACCTTGAACTGCATAAGGTGAATCTAAAAAAAACTATGGAGGATGAATTTGGAATTTATACTTTTATAGAAAATGATGCCAATTCAGGGGCTGCATCTTATCTATTATATTTAAAACTACAAATTCAAAATCTCTTGTATTTTATGTTCTTTTTTCCAGAAAACATATTAACCCTAAAAGGTATGGGTGCCGGTATAGTAATAAACAAAAAGTTATACAAAGGTAGTTTTTATTCTGCAGGAGAAATTAAATTCAAACAAAATCTTCCAGAATACAAGAATAAATCTATAAGCATAGAAGATATCAAAAACTATGAAACTGTAGAATCGTCATTAAAGGAAGATATAGAACTATTTATATCGAATCTCGCAGATAAAATATCCGAATATTCATTATTTATGAATCCAGATAAAATAGTGCTTGGGGGAGATATACTATTAATTCCAGGAAAAATAAAAAATATATTCATAAATAAATTATACGAAAATATGGAGAAAAATCATGAAGAATCATTCATTCTTTTGGACAACAACAAAGTAGATACTATAGCAATTGGTTCAGCAATATCTTTTATGAATGAATTTATGAATGATTATGATTTTGCAAAAAAAATATTAAAAAAGATGAAAAAAGGTCATCTTAACAAAGTCTCTTTTTAA
- a CDS encoding extracellular solute-binding protein, translated as MFKKVFIILTVVLLATFGFAKEKIVFWNFMMDEDTASLILDKFEEKNPDIEVEFVQLSWANGFDKIVTAFAAGTAPDVLELGNTWVANFANEGVLTDLSIYKNVRDDIVGWNQVQFNGKYWGFPWLLGTRAMYYNIDLFMQAGLDPENPPKTWSEVLEAAKKIDALGSDVYGMGMAIGEPYSPWQEWFLPAVWGNNGDIMTKNLKTATLNSPEAIEAAQFYKDLSKYALKTKMNDLQAAFGQGKLGMLVTGANVISDTASSYPETNFYVSFVPKPDKGGFSASFAGGEVLTVPKQSKHKEAALRLVKYLVEADVAMDITKRVPVIFPSNSKAAEDPWFEDHPLEQIFLEQNATAVPASPHPKFEDIQSLVSTAVEEIVLDNADIKKTLDKYNTRIQIILDETKW; from the coding sequence ATGTTCAAAAAAGTATTTATTATCTTAACAGTAGTTCTTTTAGCTACTTTTGGATTTGCGAAAGAAAAGATAGTGTTCTGGAACTTTATGATGGATGAAGATACAGCAAGTTTGATATTAGACAAATTTGAAGAAAAAAACCCAGATATAGAAGTTGAATTCGTTCAATTATCTTGGGCAAACGGTTTCGATAAAATAGTTACTGCATTTGCAGCTGGTACAGCACCAGATGTACTCGAATTGGGAAACACATGGGTTGCAAATTTTGCAAATGAAGGTGTTTTAACAGATTTATCTATATATAAAAACGTAAGAGATGATATCGTAGGTTGGAATCAAGTTCAATTCAATGGAAAATATTGGGGTTTCCCTTGGTTATTGGGTACAAGAGCTATGTACTATAACATAGACTTATTCATGCAAGCTGGTTTAGATCCAGAAAATCCACCAAAAACATGGAGTGAGGTTCTCGAAGCTGCAAAAAAAATCGATGCATTGGGTTCAGACGTATATGGTATGGGTATGGCAATAGGAGAACCTTATTCACCATGGCAAGAATGGTTCTTACCCGCAGTTTGGGGTAATAATGGTGATATAATGACAAAAAATTTAAAAACAGCTACATTGAATAGCCCAGAAGCAATTGAAGCTGCTCAATTCTATAAAGATTTATCAAAATATGCATTAAAAACAAAGATGAACGATTTACAAGCTGCTTTTGGTCAAGGAAAATTGGGTATGTTGGTAACTGGTGCAAATGTTATTTCAGACACAGCATCATCATATCCTGAAACAAATTTCTATGTTTCTTTTGTTCCAAAACCAGATAAAGGCGGATTCTCTGCATCATTCGCTGGTGGAGAAGTATTAACAGTACCAAAACAATCAAAACATAAAGAAGCAGCATTAAGACTTGTTAAATACTTAGTTGAAGCTGATGTAGCAATGGATATAACAAAAAGAGTTCCTGTAATATTCCCTTCAAACTCAAAAGCTGCTGAAGATCCTTGGTTTGAAGATCATCCATTAGAACAGATCTTCTTAGAACAAAATGCAACAGCTGTTCCAGCATCTCCACATCCTAAGTTTGAAGATATTCAATCACTTGTAAGTACTGCTGTTGAAGAAATAGTATTAGACAATGCAGACATAAAAAAGACTCTTGATAAATATAATACAAGAATACAAATAATATTAGACGAAACTAAATGGTAA
- a CDS encoding carbohydrate ABC transporter permease, producing the protein MLSKTKKRWSIFLFLSPWIISFLVFELYPLIFSVYISFTEYSGLNPQKIFVGFSNYIQAFSDEVFLIALRNTFIFVILTIPFTIGIALILAILLNNKNLPGRNFFKAGFFLPSVISMVVISMMWLYLYSADGLFIKLGTMMGFDLPARSFLASPDSALMSIMFMDVWAAFGYYVIFIFAGLQNIPEALYEAARIDGASSWKIATKVTLPMIKPTLFFVISINTIRSFQIFSEIYTMTGGGPRNSTQTMVHYLYEVSFKKFQLGYGSAISYILFIIIMIFTIIQKRALRSDY; encoded by the coding sequence ATGCTAAGCAAAACCAAAAAAAGATGGAGCATCTTTCTATTTTTATCCCCCTGGATTATTTCTTTTTTGGTTTTTGAATTATATCCATTAATATTTTCTGTATATATAAGTTTTACAGAATATTCAGGGTTAAATCCACAAAAAATATTTGTTGGTTTTTCAAACTATATACAAGCATTCAGTGATGAGGTATTTTTAATAGCTTTAAGAAACACTTTTATTTTCGTTATATTAACAATTCCTTTTACAATAGGTATCGCTTTAATATTGGCAATATTATTAAATAATAAAAACCTTCCAGGTAGAAACTTCTTTAAAGCGGGTTTCTTTTTGCCATCTGTAATTTCAATGGTAGTTATATCTATGATGTGGCTATACCTATATTCTGCAGATGGCCTTTTTATAAAATTGGGAACTATGATGGGATTTGATCTGCCTGCAAGGAGTTTTCTTGCTTCTCCAGATTCGGCATTGATGTCCATAATGTTTATGGATGTGTGGGCGGCCTTTGGATACTATGTAATATTTATATTTGCAGGACTTCAAAATATACCAGAAGCTCTTTATGAAGCGGCGAGAATAGATGGTGCAAGTTCATGGAAAATAGCTACAAAAGTCACTTTACCTATGATAAAACCAACTCTTTTTTTCGTAATATCAATAAACACTATAAGATCTTTTCAAATATTCTCAGAAATTTATACGATGACTGGTGGAGGACCAAGGAACTCCACACAAACAATGGTTCATTATCTATATGAAGTTTCATTCAAAAAATTTCAGCTCGGTTATGGATCAGCTATATCCTATATATTATTTATAATAATAATGATATTCACAATTATTCAAAAAAGAGCTCTTAGGAGTGATTATTGA
- a CDS encoding carbohydrate ABC transporter permease translates to MKKKTKMSKITKVNLIILSILFVFSMIPLIMTFMTAVIPEGDLFNITKEKTLLDFELSKFFLKTKMKTIGTFDYDIFEENDKKFITVDIKEKNTGISSFARDLDINYLRHFELEINPNKKLNNILIGLKDIDGKYQIVSYKINTKPNEWQKVKLELNPEDFGEVDTKHTAEIQVLFDEEIKVSMDNVILKYKFPTFMNFKTVWEENDFGRYMLNSTIISISVVLGNLIFCSLVAYPFARKDFKGKEILFMIVLATYMIPPQIKVIPIFILMQKLNWIDTYQALIMPTLVTPFGIFLMRQYFEQLPRELDQAAYVDGANDFQIFTKVVMPLSGPALAVLGINSFIASWNDLYMPLVLTTSKEMRTVQVGLAMFQKINGVKWPLIMAASAIVGIPVIIAFLFFQKKIIAGITDGALKG, encoded by the coding sequence ATGAAAAAAAAGACAAAAATGAGTAAAATAACAAAAGTAAACTTAATAATCCTTTCTATATTATTTGTTTTTTCTATGATCCCATTAATAATGACATTTATGACAGCTGTAATTCCTGAAGGAGATCTTTTCAATATAACAAAAGAAAAAACTCTTTTAGATTTTGAATTAAGTAAATTTTTTCTTAAAACTAAGATGAAAACAATAGGAACATTTGACTATGATATATTTGAAGAAAATGATAAAAAATTTATAACGGTTGATATAAAAGAAAAAAATACTGGAATATCTTCTTTTGCAAGAGATTTAGATATAAATTATTTAAGACATTTTGAATTAGAAATAAATCCAAATAAAAAATTGAATAACATACTTATAGGATTAAAAGATATTGACGGGAAATATCAAATAGTGAGTTATAAAATAAACACAAAACCAAATGAATGGCAAAAAGTTAAACTTGAATTAAATCCTGAAGATTTTGGAGAAGTTGATACTAAACATACTGCTGAAATTCAAGTATTATTTGATGAAGAAATAAAAGTATCCATGGATAATGTAATTCTAAAATATAAATTTCCTACATTCATGAACTTTAAAACTGTTTGGGAAGAAAATGATTTCGGACGATATATGTTAAACTCAACAATAATATCTATATCGGTAGTTTTAGGAAATTTAATATTCTGTTCATTGGTTGCATATCCTTTTGCAAGAAAAGATTTTAAAGGAAAAGAAATACTATTCATGATAGTACTCGCAACTTATATGATTCCACCACAAATAAAGGTAATACCAATATTCATACTAATGCAAAAACTAAATTGGATAGATACGTATCAAGCTTTAATAATGCCTACACTTGTAACACCGTTTGGAATCTTTTTGATGAGACAATATTTTGAGCAATTACCGAGAGAATTAGATCAGGCAGCTTATGTAGATGGTGCAAATGATTTTCAAATATTCACAAAAGTTGTAATGCCTTTAAGTGGTCCTGCTCTCGCAGTATTGGGGATAAACTCATTCATTGCAAGCTGGAATGATCTATATATGCCTTTGGTATTAACCACTTCAAAAGAAATGAGAACTGTACAAGTAGGTTTGGCAATGTTTCAAAAAATAAATGGTGTAAAATGGCCTTTGATTATGGCAGCATCAGCAATAGTTGGAATTCCTGTTATAATTGCATTCTTATTCTTCCAGAAAAAAATAATAGCAGGAATAACAGATGGAGCATTAAAAGGATAA
- a CDS encoding beta-N-acetylglucosaminidase domain-containing protein, producing the protein MSDSFEYKGVVEGFYGKPWTFKERQDIIKFMGKTGYNIYIYGPKADELHRDSWREKYDDEFINEFKKLVDIGKEYDVDVSIAVSPGLSLIHSSEDDLNALYEKYMQFVNIGVNTISLFLDDIPWKLQHEEDIKNYECLAQAQADFTNKIYEKLQKKVENLKFILCPTEYWGKPHVEYHEVLGEKLNRKIDLMWTGPKVCSEYLTVDDAINVSKSFKRKILYWDNYPVNDSVMVPEMHLDGYIKRDKKLYKYSKGIIINPMNQAYASIFSLKNISYYLNNPEKYDEKKHWLKTIKYFAPEICEEFQHFAKYNTKSPINDKDPEIITNLISEFEYLYHKDVEKASLLLKNESEKIENNYQKIKKYLDKNLLKDIEKWLEEYRTISQMLNALSTLVSSYYEIFENAKIENMNKVKSNIKNLEDITLKMVQEETFIGGIELIKTPLKYLKYAKGFIKLVEY; encoded by the coding sequence TTGTCAGATAGTTTCGAATATAAAGGCGTTGTAGAAGGCTTCTATGGAAAGCCATGGACTTTCAAAGAAAGACAAGACATAATAAAATTTATGGGAAAAACTGGGTATAATATATACATATATGGTCCAAAAGCTGATGAATTACACAGAGATTCATGGCGTGAAAAATATGATGATGAATTTATAAATGAATTCAAAAAACTCGTAGATATTGGTAAAGAATATGATGTCGATGTTTCAATAGCAGTATCTCCAGGATTATCTTTAATTCATTCGAGTGAAGATGATTTAAATGCATTATATGAAAAATATATGCAATTTGTAAACATAGGAGTTAATACAATATCATTATTTCTCGATGATATACCTTGGAAATTACAACATGAAGAAGACATTAAAAATTATGAATGTCTTGCACAAGCTCAAGCAGATTTCACCAATAAAATATATGAAAAATTGCAAAAAAAAGTTGAAAATTTAAAATTCATACTATGTCCAACAGAATATTGGGGAAAACCTCATGTTGAATACCATGAAGTACTTGGAGAAAAATTGAACAGAAAAATTGATTTAATGTGGACAGGTCCTAAAGTATGTTCTGAATACTTAACAGTAGATGATGCCATAAACGTTTCAAAGTCTTTCAAAAGAAAAATACTATACTGGGATAATTATCCAGTAAACGATTCTGTAATGGTTCCAGAAATGCATTTAGATGGATATATAAAAAGAGATAAAAAACTTTATAAATATTCAAAAGGTATAATCATTAATCCTATGAATCAAGCTTATGCATCAATATTCAGTTTAAAAAACATATCATATTATTTAAATAATCCAGAAAAATATGATGAGAAAAAACACTGGTTAAAAACAATAAAATACTTTGCACCAGAAATATGTGAAGAATTCCAACATTTTGCAAAATACAATACAAAAAGTCCTATAAATGATAAAGATCCAGAAATCATAACAAACCTAATATCTGAATTCGAATATTTATACCATAAAGATGTTGAAAAAGCTTCTTTACTTCTAAAAAATGAATCAGAAAAAATTGAAAATAATTATCAAAAAATAAAAAAATACTTAGATAAAAATCTTTTAAAAGATATAGAAAAATGGCTTGAAGAATATAGAACCATATCTCAAATGTTAAACGCATTATCAACATTGGTATCGAGCTATTATGAAATATTTGAAAATGCCAAAATAGAAAATATGAACAAAGTAAAAAGTAATATAAAAAATTTAGAAGATATAACTTTAAAAATGGTACAAGAAGAAACTTTTATCGGGGGTATTGAGTTAATAAAAACTCCTTTAAAATATTTAAAATATGCAAAGGGGTTCATAAAACTTGTTGAATACTAA
- a CDS encoding alpha-amylase family glycosyl hydrolase, with the protein MLNRFRVFLIISVLFLLSVITFSSTMESPDWSKNSIYFIMIDRFENGDNQNDVQTDSAIEYGKTNDKFNGGDIQGIIDRLDYIQGMGFNTIWITPPIANQWWDGEVNYGGYHGYWARNFKDIDEHFGDLNLYRKLVDEVHKRGMYIVQDIVANHTGNFFVYKDGKYMKNEKSVPSGPDSYPFNQNDYNDLKQRELNVYHWPSEIDPSNVYDSEFSQLDDLNTENPLVRRALKDAYNFWIEDLGVDGYRIDTAIYVPMDYWNDFFNGEDNIYDKARDVGKSDFFTYGEAWLTPDPYDNSAELKIKDYIDNGFKSMLDFPLYTDMSRVFREGKPTDFLAFRLLERQKQYDPSRMVTFIDNHDMARFYSTSDISSLKQALSLIYTIPGVPTLYYGTEQLFIETRATMFKDGFASGDKDNFNSDSPIYNMIRDLNKLRVENEVFRKGKIDILYSEKNGPGALAYTLTYESERYLVLLNTAQNRKYALGIDLDVEDGTKLSPVYILNLNDKDIVYERPLNILLNNKSFGVYKITDEIAKVKKSDLNVIINNLEDKTEFSNDFIIEGIANNAKQVKIIVDGNEKEYKSVDLNKKMNESFKVSIKLDDFTPGDHTIIVKAYGRIPIYTSYSELYRVNFDIPVKNLAEISDEIGDDNGFNGNYSYPLDSTYSNQNDITKVSINQIGKMMRLNIGMKEITDGWNPSNGFDHLVFMIYFDDPNKIGQKVLPKQDGFMPENKDWDYMIYATGWMSSAHRSLNSSEDNRGEVITPTPDIVVDKQNNEITFLIPLSLFETDNVDNWNVYITTWDYDGIEAVLRNVDLNPEIWTYGGAEKGSPRIMDDILINLK; encoded by the coding sequence ATGTTAAATAGATTTAGGGTTTTTCTTATCATTTCAGTACTTTTTTTGTTATCTGTGATAACGTTTTCTTCAACTATGGAATCTCCAGATTGGAGTAAAAATTCTATTTATTTTATTATGATAGATAGATTTGAGAATGGAGATAATCAAAATGATGTACAAACAGATTCTGCTATAGAGTATGGCAAAACTAATGATAAGTTTAATGGTGGAGATATTCAAGGGATTATAGATAGACTTGATTATATTCAAGGTATGGGATTTAACACTATTTGGATAACTCCTCCAATTGCAAATCAATGGTGGGATGGCGAGGTTAATTATGGTGGATATCATGGTTACTGGGCAAGAAATTTTAAAGATATTGATGAGCATTTTGGAGATTTAAATTTATACAGAAAACTTGTCGATGAAGTCCATAAAAGAGGTATGTATATAGTACAAGATATTGTGGCAAATCATACGGGAAATTTTTTCGTTTATAAAGATGGTAAGTATATGAAGAATGAAAAATCTGTTCCAAGTGGTCCAGACTCATATCCTTTTAATCAGAATGATTATAATGATTTAAAACAAAGAGAGTTGAATGTATACCATTGGCCTTCTGAAATAGATCCTTCTAATGTATATGATTCCGAATTTTCTCAGTTGGATGATTTAAATACAGAAAATCCTTTGGTTAGAAGAGCTTTGAAGGATGCATACAATTTTTGGATTGAAGATTTAGGTGTTGATGGTTATAGAATAGATACGGCTATTTATGTTCCTATGGATTATTGGAATGATTTTTTTAATGGTGAGGATAATATATATGATAAAGCAAGAGATGTTGGAAAATCAGATTTTTTTACTTATGGTGAAGCTTGGTTAACTCCAGATCCATATGATAATTCTGCAGAACTTAAAATAAAAGATTATATAGATAATGGTTTTAAATCTATGCTTGATTTTCCACTTTATACAGATATGTCAAGAGTTTTTAGAGAGGGTAAACCAACCGATTTTTTGGCATTCAGACTTCTTGAAAGACAAAAACAGTATGATCCTTCAAGAATGGTTACATTTATAGATAATCATGATATGGCAAGATTTTATTCAACTTCTGATATAAGTAGTTTGAAGCAAGCCCTATCTTTGATTTATACTATTCCAGGAGTTCCTACTTTATATTATGGTACAGAACAATTATTTATAGAAACTCGTGCAACTATGTTTAAAGATGGTTTTGCATCTGGTGATAAGGATAATTTTAATTCAGATAGTCCAATTTATAATATGATAAGAGATCTCAACAAATTAAGAGTTGAAAATGAAGTATTTAGAAAGGGTAAAATAGATATTCTTTATTCTGAAAAGAATGGACCAGGGGCACTTGCTTATACTTTAACTTATGAATCTGAAAGGTATTTAGTTCTTTTGAATACGGCTCAAAATAGAAAGTATGCTTTAGGTATAGATCTTGATGTTGAAGATGGAACTAAATTAAGTCCCGTTTATATTTTAAACTTAAATGATAAAGATATAGTTTATGAGAGACCTTTGAATATTTTATTGAATAATAAATCTTTTGGAGTTTATAAGATTACAGATGAAATTGCAAAGGTTAAGAAAAGTGATTTGAATGTAATTATAAATAATTTAGAGGATAAAACTGAGTTTTCTAATGATTTTATTATTGAAGGTATTGCCAATAATGCAAAGCAAGTTAAAATAATAGTTGATGGAAATGAAAAAGAGTATAAATCTGTAGATTTGAACAAAAAGATGAATGAAAGTTTTAAGGTTTCTATAAAACTCGATGATTTTACTCCTGGTGATCATACTATAATAGTTAAGGCTTATGGAAGAATTCCTATTTATACGAGTTACTCTGAGCTTTATAGGGTTAATTTTGATATTCCTGTTAAGAATCTAGCAGAAATTTCAGATGAAATAGGTGATGATAATGGATTTAATGGTAATTATTCATATCCTTTAGATAGTACATATTCTAATCAGAATGATATAACTAAAGTTAGTATAAATCAAATAGGAAAGATGATGAGACTTAATATCGGTATGAAAGAGATAACAGATGGTTGGAATCCTTCAAATGGTTTTGATCATTTAGTATTTATGATATATTTTGATGATCCAAATAAAATAGGCCAGAAAGTTTTACCTAAACAAGATGGATTTATGCCAGAGAATAAAGATTGGGATTATATGATTTATGCAACTGGATGGATGAGTTCAGCTCATAGGTCTTTGAATAGTTCTGAAGATAATAGGGGAGAAGTTATAACTCCTACGCCAGATATAGTTGTAGATAAGCAGAATAATGAAATAACTTTTTTAATTCCTTTATCTTTATTCGAAACTGATAATGTAGATAATTGGAACGTTTATATAACAACTTGGGATTATGATGGTATAGAAGCTGTTTTAAGGAATGTGGATTTAAATCCAGAGATTTGGACATATGGAGGAGCTGAAAAAGGTTCTCCAAGAATAATGGATGATATATTGATAAATTTAAAATAA